In the Parasteatoda tepidariorum isolate YZ-2023 chromosome 3, CAS_Ptep_4.0, whole genome shotgun sequence genome, one interval contains:
- the LOC107440262 gene encoding NADH dehydrogenase [ubiquinone] 1 beta subcomplex subunit 3 yields MGGGHHVTPPKIPDYRIYKVEDIPHLMRTKLMLEKQGLKDPWLRNEVWRYPPESQLGMWGPLREVIFRKVGLGFGLAVLTIIGEKIYHHYYPPKEHHHH; encoded by the exons atgggtGGAGGTCATCATGTTACCCCTCCAAAAATACCTGATTATCGAATCTATAAAGTGGAAGATATCCCTCATCTAATGCGAACTAAATTGATGTTGGAAAAGCAAGGATTAAAAGATCCTTGGTTAAG aaatgaagTTTGGAGATATCCACCAGAATCCCAACTTGGAATGTGGGGTCCTCTGAGAGAGGTAATCTTTCGAAAAGTTGGACTTGGATTTGGGTTAGCTGTTTTGACAATCATTGGAGAAAAGATATATCATCACTACTATCCTCCAAAAGAACACCACCatcattag